AATGAAAATAAATATTTGAAATTCCACCAGCAGTTTTAATATCTGTTTTATATAAATTTCCAGAATTAATAACGTGTTGAAGTTTATTTTTATAACTTTTAGGAAAATTTTTAATCAAAGCATTAGATACTGCTTCAATATTTACCTCTCGGTC
The Candidatus Nealsonbacteria bacterium genome window above contains:
- a CDS encoding DUF99 family protein, which codes for DREVNIEAVSNALIKNFPKSYKNKLQHVINSGNLYKTDIKTAGGISNIYFHSKGIEINEVELLLKKVCIDSKLPECVRLAHLIGRM